In the genome of Aequorivita sp. H23M31, the window TATTTACTGGTGAAATAGCGAGTGAAGTCCACCAGCCGGAAATTGAGGTTGGATTGTTTTACACACCTGGCAAAAAGACATCTGGCTTTGGTGTGGAGCGAACTATTATTAATGACGGTAGTTATTCTACTTTTTATGTGGGATATGGATATGGAATGAAAGATATATTAGGTGGCGATTTTGAATACAGACGTCTGCAGGCATATTATTCTAGACCTTGGAATATTGGAGGATTGGGACGTTTATTTTCTACTGCCGAAATAGGGAAAACTTTTGATCCTGTGCCTCTCAGTCTTCTGAGTCCTATTCCGGGCAACCAAACCTATTTTACTATATACAATACTTTCACCCAACTTGATTATTACGAGTTTGTAAGCGATACATATGCTTCCCTTTATTTGCAACATGATTTTGGCGGGCGCATCTTTTCCCGAATTCCAATTATTCGCAAATGGAATCTTAGAGAAATAGTAGGTTTTAGGGCGGTTTATGGAACTATTTCACAGGATAATATCTATTTGAACGCCTCCAACATTGTCTATCAGGCTCCAGAGGATATTTACTGGGAATGGAGTGTAGGGGTTGGCAATATATTTAAAGTTTTCCGATTGGATTTTAACTTCCGGGGCAATTATTTGGAAGAGCCCGAGGCACGCAAATTTGGGATAACTGGCTCTTTTGGATTTTCGTTCTAAAATCCCAAAATATTTTCTACCACCATAATTGACTTTTGCCGTTTCGGCTTTTCGACCCAAATTTTCCATAAGAAAATTTGTTAGTGTTTTCTCTTATTTGCATTTTGACTGAGGCAAAAAAGTAATCCCCCACAAAATTAATTATGAGGGATTGGTAATTTGGTTCATTAATATGATCCTCCCCAGAATCAATCAGATAATGAACCACTGCAAAGTTAAATCAACAATTTCGGCATTCCTTACGGAAAACCTTATTCTGAGAACTTTATCGGAATAAATTTTAATTCTAAAAATATTTGCACACATAAGTCTCGTAATATTCTCAAAATATAAACAGATTTTGCTAGATAATCCCCAAATCCTTTGTAATTGATACTAAATGAACAACATTGTTCGCTCCAAAGTGATGACGCAATATATTGAGTCGTTTTTCCAGGGCACTCAAGCTACACGGTTTTATACTCTTTTCTTTTAGATAGGCACTTATTTGATCCTGGGAATGGCCCTTGGAGAGAAGCCGTAACAGTTCAATGTCAAAATCTATGATTTCCACGGGTGGCTGTGATCTTATAGTTTGGTTCAAGCTGGGAGAGAGATAAATTTTTTCATTTATCACGGAAATAATTGCGTCTTCCAACTCTCTTAATCCTCTTCTTCCTTTTGCTACATAACCATCTACCTTAAAATCTCTCAGTAGGGAGCGAACGCGTTCAGGACGGTCTTCTATAGAATAAACTATAATTTTAAGTTCAGGAAATTCTTTTCTTACCTTTTTGATTAATTCCTCACCAGAGTTTATTTCCTGTTTTCGGTGGTCTGGAACAAAGGAAAGATCTGTTATTAATAAGTCTATAGGAAACCCGTCAATATTTGATTTCTTTATTCTCAAATAGGTGTCGTCACAATATTGTGTTTGTTGCACATCTTCAATATGCAGTTTATCCATCACGGCCATAATACCCTGACTGATAGTATCTATATCCTCAGAAAGTAAAACTCTTTTAAACATCCTCTAAATAGTTATGGTTACTCTAAATCCTTTTTGGGGAGATGTTTCAAATATAATACTTCCTTTTACCGCCTTAATACGGCTTTCCATATTCTCAAGACCATTTTTGTTTTTTAACTTACATCCAACCCCGTTATCTACATATTTTATCTGTAATTTTTTTCCGTTTTTACTAAAACTTATAAGAACCTGCGAGGCTTGACTATGTTTTTTCATGTTTGTCATTATTTCCTGCAACAGCCTATAAATAGTAGTTTTTTTATGGGGCGAAATAGTTTTCCAATCCACTTGCGAAATATTCTGCGTAGTTATTACGGTTTCGTCTTGTTTGTAGCTATTTAAAAGATCTTTTAGTTGAGAACCAAAATCCTCCTCAATAATTAGTGCGGCATTGTCCCTACTTAAATCTCTGGTTTTATTGTAAATCAAATCCAGATCATCCAATAGTTTTTCTGGATCAGGGTCACCCAATTGGATTTTGGTCATTAAGTGGTACATGTCATTTGCCACCTCATCGTGAAGTTTTTTTGAAATGCGCGTCTCAGTATTGTAGATCTGCTTTATGGTGTTTTTTCTATTTTGGGCCCGTTGGATGAAATAGATTGCTATAAGGGTTAAAAACAATAAGATTCCCAAATATTGATATCCCTGTTTCTTTCTTTTTTCCTTCTCCTGCAATAATCTATTTTGCTCAGTTTTTCGCTTTTCTTTTAATAGATTATATTGCATTCCTGCATATTTATTTCGTCTTTGAAGTTTTGCTTGGGCTATGCTATCGTTAAGTTTAATGTACTCACGTGAAAGGCTATCTTCCCTAATTTCCAATAAGTTGGCCAATGAATTTTCTATATACGATGGTCGTTTAAGCCGGTGAGCAAGATGATAGGCTTTCTCCGCGTATTCCAAAGCTTCTTTTTGTTCGCCACGACCGTAATAATGTTTTGCCAAGTGCGAGTAGCTTGCATAAAGTCCTGCTAAATCATTGTTGCTGTGGCGTATTTTCAGTGCAGTTAGCATATTTTGCAGCCCTACTGGAAGTCCCAATTTGGACTGTGAAAAGCCTAAATTATCCAAAAACCTTGCTTGTGAATAAAAGTCGGTACTCTTTTTACTTAATTCGTAAGAGCTTCGAAATTGTTCCTCTGCCAACTCAAAATTGCCTTGATCAACGTAAATATTTCCCATATTATTTACAAGGTGCATGCTGTCCTGGGCATTCAGGCAATATTTAAGAGATTCATTATAA includes:
- a CDS encoding helix-turn-helix domain-containing protein, producing the protein MFKRVLLSEDIDTISQGIMAVMDKLHIEDVQQTQYCDDTYLRIKKSNIDGFPIDLLITDLSFVPDHRKQEINSGEELIKKVRKEFPELKIIVYSIEDRPERVRSLLRDFKVDGYVAKGRRGLRELEDAIISVINEKIYLSPSLNQTIRSQPPVEIIDFDIELLRLLSKGHSQDQISAYLKEKSIKPCSLSALEKRLNILRHHFGANNVVHLVSITKDLGII
- a CDS encoding tetratricopeptide repeat-containing sensor histidine kinase translates to MLSSLSTHAQNEVDSIKFYGKTLLNPDREANLPAAFNYFEKSLIINLNEGDTLEAVKKLRHITIGQIEVGALFAGEETATRALLLLENQPTDSLVINLKKGIYNDLGMIYRILKNPDNAFRFYNESLKYCLNAQDSMHLVNNMGNIYVDQGNFELAEEQFRSSYELSKKSTDFYSQARFLDNLGFSQSKLGLPVGLQNMLTALKIRHSNNDLAGLYASYSHLAKHYYGRGEQKEALEYAEKAYHLAHRLKRPSYIENSLANLLEIREDSLSREYIKLNDSIAQAKLQRRNKYAGMQYNLLKEKRKTEQNRLLQEKEKRKKQGYQYLGILLFLTLIAIYFIQRAQNRKNTIKQIYNTETRISKKLHDEVANDMYHLMTKIQLGDPDPEKLLDDLDLIYNKTRDLSRDNAALIIEEDFGSQLKDLLNSYKQDETVITTQNISQVDWKTISPHKKTTIYRLLQEIMTNMKKHSQASQVLISFSKNGKKLQIKYVDNGVGCKLKNKNGLENMESRIKAVKGSIIFETSPQKGFRVTITI